The following are from one region of the Nitrospirota bacterium genome:
- the rsmD gene encoding 16S rRNA (guanine(966)-N(2))-methyltransferase RsmD, producing MMKELRITAGTAKGRRLKAVAVSEGSPLRPTASKVREALFNITGPGICGARFLDLYAGTGAVGFEALSRGAGFVVFVEINPVRVELIRKTGLELGFLTRMKVYRMQAFEYLKKAEDYGDTFDFIFIDPAYQSDEVMKVLPFIAEGGMLNDRGMVMVEHFSGKLLPESVGGLRQKKRYIYGDTVLTTFKSEPEINGYWKEFE from the coding sequence ATGATGAAGGAATTGAGGATTACAGCGGGTACGGCAAAGGGAAGAAGGCTGAAGGCCGTTGCTGTCTCGGAAGGGTCACCTCTAAGGCCGACAGCCTCAAAGGTGAGGGAGGCTCTTTTTAATATAACAGGCCCCGGGATTTGTGGTGCAAGGTTTCTTGACCTTTACGCCGGTACAGGTGCCGTAGGCTTTGAAGCACTAAGCAGGGGGGCTGGATTTGTTGTATTTGTTGAGATAAACCCCGTCAGGGTAGAACTTATAAGGAAGACCGGCCTGGAACTTGGTTTTTTGACACGTATGAAGGTTTACAGGATGCAAGCCTTTGAATATCTCAAAAAGGCCGAAGACTATGGTGACACCTTTGATTTTATCTTTATAGACCCTGCATATCAATCTGACGAAGTGATGAAGGTCTTGCCATTCATTGCAGAGGGAGGGATGCTGAATGACCGGGGAATGGTTATGGTAGAGCATTTCTCCGGAAAGTTGCTCCCGGAATCAGTGGGGGGGTTGAGGCAGAAGAAGAGATATATTTACGGGGATACCGTCTTGACGACATTTAAGTCTGAACCAGAGATAAACGGTTATTGGAAGGAGTTTGAATGA